In one window of Kwoniella newhampshirensis strain CBS 13917 chromosome 14, whole genome shotgun sequence DNA:
- a CDS encoding mitochondrial 54S ribosomal protein uL16m, which translates to MLGHLTSLLRPSSSAIASSSRFTLPLSLSLTPRSSGQTSTVSQQVRHRGQLAPRRTKFKKSAKGAPGTQIPIGGSLKGTTLHHGTYGLRACSSTRISAAQLTSCQMAVRRRIKSVKGAQLYLRVFPDIPVCVKGNEQRMGKGKGSFEYWSCRVSPGKVIFEVGGGGIREEIAKAALKLAQARLPLQTEFINISSSPRLGKISSPSLAAPPSARTLPAGLAFFDAKDEGGARDVVMKREEKSVDEIVRGMEAVALAKGEAAKGVDA; encoded by the exons ATGCTCGGCcacctcacctctctcctccgaccatcgtcctctgcaatcgcctcttcttcccgattcaccctccctctctccctctctctgaCCCCCAGATCGAGCGGACAGACTTCGACTGTGTCGCAGCAGGTCAGACATCGTGGTCAGCTTGCACCTCGACGTACAAAGTTCAAGAAGAGCGCGAAAGGTGCTCCAGGG ACACAAATACCTATC GGCGGATCACTCAAGGGGACTACGCTCCATCACGGCACATATGGATTACGAGCCTGTTCATCAACCCGAATATCCGCCGCTCAACTGACATCATGTCAGATGGCCGTTCGAAGACGTATCAAGTCTGTCAAAGGCGCCCAACTGTACTTACGAGTCTTCCCTGATATACCGGTGTGCGTCAAGGGGAACGAACAGCGaatggggaaggggaagggaagttTCGAATACTGGAGCTGTAGAGTCAGTCCGGGTAAGGTGATCTTTGAAGTGGGAGGTGGGGGCATTAGGGAAGAGATTGCAAAGGCTG CTCTCAAACTCGCCCAAGCAAGACTTCCTCTCCAGACCGAATTCATCAAtatctcatcctcacctcGACTAGGCAAGATCTCTTCACCCTCACTGGCAGCTCCACCATCGGCTCGAACTCTCCCTGCCGGTCTAGCATTCTTCGATGCCAAGGACGAAGGCGGTGCTAGAGATGTGGTcatgaagagagaggagaagagcgtGGATGAGATTGTCAGAGGGATGGAAGCTGTGGCTCTGGCCAAGGGCGAGGCGGCGAAGGGGGTCGATGCTTAG